Within Amycolatopsis sp. FDAARGOS 1241, the genomic segment GCGTACGGGCAGCCCGGCGGCTTCGGTCAGCCGAGCCCGTACGGCCCGCCTGGTGGCGGCTACGCGAACTGGGGCCAGCGCGCCGGTGCCTATTTGATCGACTTCGGGCCGTTCCTCGTCGTCGTGATCATCGCGGCGCTGATCTCGATCGCGTCGCCGACCGTGGGCGGAATCCTGTACTGGCTGGCGATCCTGGGCAACATCGGCTGGACGATCTACAACCGGTGGATCACCGCCGGCAACACGGGCCAGTCGCTGGGCAAGCGGGTCGTCGGCATCAAGCTGATCAGCGAGTCCACGGGGCAGCCGATCGGTGCCGGCATGGCCTTCGTGCGTGACCTCGCGCACGCCCTGGACAACGTCGCGTGCGCCATCGGCTTCCTGTGGCCGCTGTGGGACGACAAGTCGCAGACGTTCTCGGACAAGATCATCGGCACGGTCGTGATTCCGGCCGGCGCAGCGCCCGCCGGTCAGAGCGGGCAGTTCGGGCAGCCGGGCTTCGGCCAGCCGCAGCCGTTCGGCGGCGGGTTCCCGCCCACCGGGCAGCAGCCGGGCGGCCTCGGCCAGCAGCCGAGCGGGTTCGCGCCGCAGTCCGGTGGGTTCGGCCAGCCGCAGCAGCCGGCTCCGGGCGGGTTCGGCCAGCCCGGCGGCTTCGGCCAGCCGCCGGGCGCCCCGGGTACCGGCGGGTTCGCGCAGCCGGCCACCGGTCAGCCGGCCGGAGCCAGTGCGCTCGAGCAGGCCGAGCCGACGCAGATGCTCAAGCCGGGTGGCGCTCAGCCCGAGAGCGGCGCGTTCGACGGCGCCGAGCGCACGCAGATGCTGCAGCCGGGCTCGGCGACTCCGGCGCAGCCCGAGGCGACGCAGAAGATCCAGCCGGGCGAGTTCGGTCAGCAGCCGCCGCAGCACTGACCCATTGCCCGCTAGACCCGCGGCGGGGGAGCTCGCCGGGAACCACGAGGAGTTTGGGGAACCGTCATGACCAATCCGTACGGCCAGCCGCAGCCGCCCTACGGCCAGCAGGGCTACGGCACGCCCTCCGGCGGCATGCCCGCGCCCTACGGCCAGCAGGGCCAGTACGGCCAGCAGGCGCCGTTCGGGCAGCCCGGTTACGGCCCGGGCATGGGCATGCCGGGTGGCGACATCAACGCCATCAAGGAGTACAAGGGCTGGGCGATCGGCTGCATCTTCCTGATGTGGATCCTCGCGATCTTCGCGATCATGAAGTCGAACGAGGTCCGCACGTTCAAGATGCAGGGCAACTACGCAATGGCCCAGCAGGCGTCGCAGACCACGAAGACGCTGTGCCTGATCGCCACGATCATCGGCAGCATCGGCTACGCCAGCGCGATCATCTTCCTCGTCATCGCGATCATCGCGGCGGCTTCGGTCACCACGTACCACTGCACGGGTTACTACTGCTGAACCAGGGTGTCACCGCCCCGTCGCCGGCCCGTGGTGGGACGATGGCGGGGTGGTGAACCTCTACCGCGACACCGGAGTGGTGCTGCGCACGCACAAGCTGGGTGAAGCCGACCGGATCGTCACCCTGCTGACCCGCCGGCACGGCAAGGTCCGTGCCGTGGCCAAGGGCGTGCGCCGCACCTCGTCGCGGTTCGGGGCGCGGCTGGAGCCCTTCGGGCACGTGGACGTGCAGTTCTACACCGGTCGCACCCTCGACGTGATCACCCAGGTCGAGACCGTCGACGCGTTCGCCCTGCCGCTGGTGGCCGACTACCAGCGCTACACCGCGGCGAGCGCGATCGCCGAGACCGCCGACCGGCTCTCGGCCGAAGAGGGCGAGCCGGTCCTGAAGCTGTACCTGCTGGTCGTCGGCGCTTTGCGCGCGCTCGCGGCCGGCGAACGCGACGCGTCGCTCGTCCTCGACGCGTTCTTCCTGCGGGCCATGGCCTACGCTGGCTGGGCGCCCGCCATCACCGAGTGCGCCCGCTGCGGCCTGCCCGGCCCGCACGCCGCGTTCAACGTCGCCGCGGGCGGGTCGATGTGCCCGGACTGCCGGATCGCGGGCTCCGTGCACCCCGCGCCCGAGGTGCTGACCCTGCTCGAAGCCCTGTTGCACGGCGAGTGGGACGTCGCCGAGGCCACCCACGGCGTGACCCGGCGCGACGCGTCGGGCCTGGTCGCGGCCCACCTGCAGTGGCACCTGGAACGCCAGTTGCGCTCGCTGCCGCTCGTCGAGCGGCGGGCCCGGGAGGCCGTCGCGGCGGAAAGGATCGGGCGCCCGGCTTCGTGACGCCGGACGAGCGCCGTCAAGCCGCCGACCCGCGACAAGTAGGGTCTGCCGGGTAAGGAATTCACTCTTCCAGGAGGCGCGAAGTGCTGCGCAGGGGACGCGAGGTCAAGGCGTCGGGGTACGAGCTGCGGGCACCGGATCCGCACCCTTCGGGAGCCAAGCCGCCGGAGATCCCCGCCGAGCTGGTGCCGAAGCACGTGGCGCTGGTGATGGACGGCAACGGACGCTGGGCCAACCAGCGCGGCCTGCCGCGGATCGAGGGGCACAAGCGCGGCGAGGCCGTGATGATCGACGTCGCGAGCGGCGCGGTCGAGCTGGGCGTCAAGTGGCTCTCGGTCTACGCGTTCTCCACCGAGAACTGGAAGCGCAGCCCCGAAGAGGTGCGCTTCCTCATGGGCTTCAACCGCGACACCATCCGCCGCCAGGTCGACTACCTCGGCTCGATCGGCGTGCGCATCCGCTGGGCCGGGCGCCGGCCGAAGCTGTGGGCCAGCGTGATCAAGGAGCTGCAGATCGCGGAGGAGAAGACCAAGAACAACACCAAGCTCAACATGACCATGTGCGTCAACTACGGCGGCCGCGCCGAACTGGGTGACGCGATGCGCCGGATCGCGCAGGAGGTCGCGGCGGGCAAGCTCAACCCGGAGAAGATCGACGAGCGGACCGTGGCGAAGTACCTGTACCAGCCCGAGATGCCGGACGTCGATCTGTTCCTGCGGCCCTCGGGTGAGCAGCGGACGTCGAACTTCATGCTGTGGCAATCGGCCTACGCGGAGATGGTCTACCAGGACACGTTGTTCCCGGACTTCGACCGCACGCGCCTGTGGGACGCCTGCCTCGAGTTCGCCAAGCGCGACCGCCGCTTCGGCGCCGCGATCGACCGGGCCGAAGGGAAGTCGTGAGCACCGTGAGCACCTCCGAGGCAGCCGACACCGCCAACCTGCTCGCCCTCGCCCGCGAGTCGCTCGAGCGCTACCTCGAGGTCCACGTCGACGACGACGGCGCGATCACCTTCCGGCACGCGGAAGTCCCGTGCGTCATCCAGGCCACGCGGCTGGCCGATGGCCTGACCGTCCTCAGCCTGACCTGCGTCGTCGCCTGGGACCTGCCCGACGACCCGGCGATCGCGGTCGCGGTCGCCGAGCGGGCCGGCCAGGGCCTCTTCGGCACGCTGGGGGTCGGGCACACCGACAGCGGGGTCGACGTGACCCTGCGCTACGCGTTCCCGGCCGAGGGCATGGACCCGGCGGCGCTGGGCACCCTGCTGATGCTCGTGGTGTCGACGGCGTCGCAGGTGCGGACGGAGCTGCCAGGTCTCAGCTGAGGCCTGGTTCGTCCGGTTTTCGGGGGAGCGAACGGCGGATTCCGGCCGAAAACGGTCCGAGCGGTCCACTCGCGCCACGTCCCGCTGTGATCACGTCGGTGCGGGCTGGCATCATCGGGCCTTGTGAAAACGCTTGTCGACAACCCACCTGAGCGCAGGCGCGCGCGGCGGATCCGGATCAGCTCGATCGAGCTCCTCTGCGCCGTGCTGCTCGTCGCGATCCTCGCGCAGGGCAAGCTGCAGGACCTGTTCGACGTGCCCGCGCTGCGCACCGGTTCGACGGTGTTCGTGGCCGTGTGCGTGCAGGCGCTGCCGTTCCTCGTGCTCGGCGTGCTGATCAGCGGGGCGATCGCCGCGTTCGTGCCCGCCCGGGTGCTGGAGCGCGTGCTGCCCCGGCGCGCGGGGGCAGCGGTGGGTGTCGCGGGCCTCGCCGGGGTCGCGCTGCCGGGGTGCGAGTGCGCGTCGGTGCCCGTGGCGCGGCGGCTGATCGGCCAGGGGGTCGCGCCGGCGGCGGCGCTGACGTTCCTGCTGGCCGCGCCGGCGGTGAACCCGGTCGTGCTGGTGGCCACGGCCGTCGCGTTCCCCGGGCGGCCGGAGATGGTGCTGGCGCGGTTCGCCGGGTCGCTGGGGACCTCGATGGTGATGGGCTGGATCTGGGCGCGCTGGGGCAAGCTTTCGTGGATCACCGAACGCGCCTTGCGGAGGCTGCCCGACGTCGAGCCCGGACAGCGGTGGCGGGTCTTCGCGAAGACCGCCCGCACGGACCTCGTCGAAGCGGGCGGGTTCCTGGTCCTCGGTGCGCTGATCTCGGCGACGCTCAACGTGCTCGTGCCCGCCAAGTGGTTCGGGGTGCTGGCCGACCAAGCGGTGGTCGGCGTGCTCGTGATGGCGGTGCTGGCCGTGGTCCTGGCGCTGTGCAGTGAGGCCGACGCGTTCGTCGCGGCTTCGCTCACGGCCGTGCCCCTGCTACCGAAGCTGGTGTTCCTCGTGGTCGGCCCGGCAATCGACGTGAAGCTGTTCGCGCTGCAGGCGGGCACGTTCGGGAAGTCGTTCGCAGTGCGGTTCGCGCCGGTGACCTTCGTGGTGGCCGTCGCGTGCGGCACGGTCGCCGGAGTTCTGCTGCTCGGGGGTATGCGGTGAGGCGCGAAACGCAGAACGTGCTGCTGATCCTGCTCGGCGGCGCGCTGGTGAAGATCGCGGTGAACCGCGACTACCTGCGCTACGTCAAGCCGGCCCAGCAGCCGTGGATCATCGCGGGCGGCGTGGTGATGCTGGTGCTCGGTGCGGTCGCGATCCTGCGCGATCTGTTCGCGGCGCGCGCGGCGGGCAGGGCGGAGCCCGGGCCCGAGTTGGTCGCAACCGCTGCGCACCATGGGCACGAGCACGGTGGTCTCGACCCCGCCGGGTCCGAGCACGGCGCCGACCTCGCGTTCGAAGCGCCCGAGCACGACGACGGCCACGGCCACGCGCACCCGGCGCGGTCGGCGTGGCTGCTGGTCGTGCCGGTGCTCGCGGTGTTCCTGGTGGCCCCGCCGGCGCTCGGCGCCGATTCGGTCACCCGCACCGAGGCACGCGTGCCGCAGAGCGCGGCGACCACGTCGGCGGCCGCGTTCCCGCCACTGCCCGCGGGGAAGGTCGTGGACCTGCCGGTGAACGAGGTCGTCACGCGTGCGGGCTGGGACTCCAACGGGACGCTCAACGGACGCACCATCGGCATGTCCGGGTTCGTCGTGCACACCGACGGCCGCACCTTGCTGGCGCGACTGGTGATCAGCTGCTGCGCAGCCGATGCGGCCCCCGTCACCGTGCGCTTGAAGGGAGGTGCTGCCGACCGGTTCCCCAGCGACACGTGGCTGGAGGTCACCGGGACCGTCGTGCCCGGCACGGCGAACGAAGCCAACGGGTACACGCCCGATTTCGTCCCCGCGACCGTCGAACGGATCGCCGCGCCGCAGGACCCCTACGAGTACTGAGCCGTCGGCGCCCGGTGGTCACTGGGCGTGGGACGCGCAGGTGCCGGTGATCTCGACGGTGTGGCTGACGTCGGAGAAGCCGTTCTCGGCGGCGATCTTCTCGGCCCAGCGCTCGACAGCGGGGCCCTCGACTTCCACCGTGCGCCCGCACACACGGCACACGAGGTGATGGTGGTGATGGGTGGAGCAGCGGCGGTAGATGGCCTCGCCCGAGTCGGTGCGCAGCACGTCGATCTCGCCGGCCTCCGACAGCGACTGCAGCGTGCGGTAGACGGTGGTCAGGCCGATGCCGTCGCCGCGCTTGCGCAGCTCGTCGTGCAGCTCCTGGGCGGAGCGGAAGTCGTCGACGGTGTTGAGCAGGTCGACCACGGCCGCTCGCTGCTTGGTCGAGCGGCGGCCGGGCACCGGGGCGGGGGTGGGGGCCGAAGCCGAGGTCATGGTCACTTCCCTTCCTGCACGTGGGCGACCGCGTCGACGACGATGTGGGCCAGGTGGTCGTCCACCAGCCGGTAGACGACCTCGCGCCCGCGGCGCTCGCCCTGCACCACCCCCGCCGTCTTGAGCACCCGCAGGTGCTGGCTGATCAGCGGCTGCGCGAAGTCCAGCGCGTCCACCAGCTCGTGGACGCACCGATCCGCCTCCCGCAGCTGCAGCACGATCGCGATCCGCACCGGGGCGGCCAGCGCGCGCAGCAGGTCGCCGGCATCGGCCAGGGCCGAGTTCGACGCGGTGAGCGGACGGGTCACGCTACCGGGCGCCGCGCCGGGCCGGCGGGCCGCCTCGTGCGGGGCCGCGGGTGAGCCGGTGTCCTCTTCGGACACCGGGGAGCCGGTGGTCGTGCCGGCGGCGGCCCGCGGGTCAGCGACCGGGCCGCCGGCCGTGCCCGGGCCGGTCGAAAGGGCGCCCGTGCTCGGCGGTGCCATGGTTGCCTCCCCGGTTGCGTACCACTGAAAAGCCCTGAAAAACCGCTGCGGGCCACCCGCCGACGAGGTGGGTTCCGAAGTCGGATGTCATTGTCGACAACGGTCACCGCCATCGTAGTGTTCCCGCGCGCGACCCCCGACGGAGCCCGGTCCCACGCACCGGGCTCACCCGATCGGGTGAGTTCGTGGGGAATCGGCACTTCGGCTTCGCAAGTCGTGGCCGACGGTGCAAGGTTGTCGCGGGGGCGTTTCGTCGCTTCTCGTACGCTGACGACCCGCTCGTAGTGAGCGGAGGCAGTGGGGAGACATGACTCGTTTCGTGACGCAGGCGGCGAAGACGGCGATCGCGGCTGTGCTGGTGCTGCCGGTGCTCGCGCCGGCCGCGACTGCGCAGACAACGCAGACAACGCAAACGGCGCAGGCGGTGGACGAGAAGACCGGGCCGGTGTCGTTCGCCAACGTGGCGTCGGTGCGCCTGGGGTCCGATCCACAGCACAGCGGATCGCTGATCACCGAGACCCAGCGCTCGCCGCTCGCCCCCGGCCAGTCGAAGCTCGGCACCGCCCGCGTGGCCGTGCCCAAGGACACCGGCGAACGCTCGACCTTCGGCGGCAACTGGGAAATCGACCTCGGCAAGTTCGCGAACGCCACCGAGAGCCCGTACCCGGCCGGCATCGCGAGCCGGGACCACAACGTCGTCGCGGCGCTGCAGCCGACGAACGTGCCGAGTGCGGTCGCCGAGACCAACTACGCCCTACGCGACAACGTGCGAGAAGGCGCCAAGCCGTCCGACGACACGATGCTGGTGCTCGAAAACGCCCGCAGCAGCGTCGAGTGCTCGGCCCCGAACAAAGCCATCGGCAGCACCACGCTCACCCGGCTCTGGGTCCGCGGCGAGGACGACGCGCTGCGCCAGGTCGCGATGCCCGCGAGCCCGGCCTCGCTGCGCCTGAGCAACCTCCGCATGGGCGCGCCGGGCGATGTCCCGGACGCCGACCACGGCAAGACCCTCTCGGACGTCGTCGTGTCGCGCGTGACGTCGTTCGACCAGCTGATCAAGCAGGCCGGCTGGCGCTCCGGCGACGTCACGGCGCAGGCCGGCTGGGTCGTCGACGTCACCACCCACGTGAAAAACGCGGCCGGCACCCCGCTGCAGGACGTGCGGACCACGATGGTGCTCGGCGGCGTGAGCTGCTCGATCCCGAAGAACTTCGTGGCGAAGGCCGGCAACGGCACCGGCAACGGCGGCGCGGCGACGCAGCCGCCCGTGCCGACCGAGGTGCCCGCCGGGTACGCCGGTTCCGCCGTCGCCGCGCCGCAGAGCGACTACCGGATGCCGCTGGGCCTCGGCCTGCTGGTCGCCGGGCTGGTCTTCGGCGGGCTCGCGATCGGGCTCGGCCGCCGGCGCGCGGCGCGCTCGCGCGGCGAGTAGGCCGCCGTGGTGCGCACCGCGATGGCCGTCGTTTCGGCGGTGGTCGCCGTGCTCGCGCTCGCCGCGGGCGTCATCGTGCTGACCTGGGGTCCGGCGCCGGCGCTGATCGCCACCGCGGAACCGCCTCCGGGCTCGCTGCCGGGCGAGGACGGTGCGCCCGCCGAGCTGCCGGCGGACGGCGCCCCTATTGGCGTGCAGCGCCCCGGCAGCGTGCGGCTGCCCGACGGGTCCGAAGCCCGGCTCGTGCGCACCGAGGTGACGCGCGACGGCATCCTGCCCATCCCGCGCGGCCTCGGCGACGCCGCCTGGTGGGGCGCCCGCCTCGGCGCCACGCAGGGCGCGGCCGTGTTGTCGGGCCACGTGAACTGGGCCGGCACGAAGGGACCGTTCGACGACCTCTGGCGCGTCAGGACCGGCGACAACGTCAGCATCGTCGACTCCTCCGGCGGCCGGTGGCTCTACCGCGTGACGGGTGCCGCGACCCTGCGCAAGGAACAGCTCCCGGCGCAGGCCCCGCAGTGGTTCGCCCAGACGGGCCCGCACCGGCTGGTGCTCGTCACCTGCGGCGGCGACTACCTCGGCGGCACCGAGGGCTACGACGAGAACCGCATCGTCACGGCGAACCTCATCTCGCGCCCCGACTGAGCCGGCTCAACTCCGGGCAACCCCTGCCGCCGCCCGCAGCATGTCTCCCTGCGCACGACACGCCGGAGCAGGGAGCACGATGCAAGGGACTCGAGCACGGGCCGCGCGGACGACGTGGGTACTGGCCGCCGTCGGGGCCGTGGTGGTGACGGCTTTCGTCGCCGCGCTGCTGATCTTCACCGGTAAGGATGAGCCGACGTTCGCGAGCGGGACCGCGCCGGTCTCCGCGGAACAGCACCCGGCCCGGGCCGCGGGAAAGCCGGCCGACCCGGGCCGCACGCCCGCCACCGTCGTCCTGCCCGCGGGCGGCACGGCGAAGCTCGTGGCCGAGCAGGTCGGCGACGACGGCGCCCTGCCGATCCCGCAGGGCCTCGGCGAAGCCGCGTGGTGGGGCTCGGGCCTCGGCGCCGACCACGGCGTCACGCTGTTGTCCGGCCACGTGAACCGGCAGGGCCGCACCGGTCCGTTCGACCGGCTCTGGCGGATGACGCAGGGGCAGACCGTGACCGTCACGGACACGTCCGGCGGCCGGTGGAGGTACCGCGTCGACGAGGTCCGCACGATCCCGAAGGCCGGCCTGGCGGGGAGTCCGCGAAGCTGTTTTCGCCGGACGGGCCGCACGAACTGGTGCTCGTGACGTGCGGCGGGGACTACGTCGGTGGCACCGAGGGCTACGACGACAACCGGGTCGTGACGGCGTCGCTGACCGGCCGCCCGTGAGCTCGGCTCACCTCGCCCGAAGCACCGCGGGGGCGGCCGGATAGGCTGGACGTCCTAGTCAGACAACCGTCCCCGCATGCTTCCGGAGCGTGGAGTGCCCGCCAACACCATCGAAACCGTCGTCAGTTTGTGCAAGCGCCGTGGCTTCGTCTTCCCGTCGGGAGAGATCTACGGCGGCACCAGGTCGGCGTGGGACTACGGGCCGCTCGGCGTGGAGCTGAAGGACAACATCAAACGCCAGTGGTGGAAGACCATGGTGCAGGGCCGCGAGGACGTCGTCGGCCTCGACTCGTCCGTGATCCTGCCGCGCCAGGTCTGGGTGGCCTCCGGCCACGTGAACGTGTTCACCGACCCGCTGATCGAGTGCCTCCACTGCCACAAGCGCTTCCGCGCCGACCAGCTGGCCGAGGACTACGAGGCGCGCACGGGCAAGCAGACGTCCGAGGACGACCTGTCCGACGTGCCGTGCCCCAACTGCGGCACGCGCGGCCGCTACACCGCGCCGCGCGACTTCAACATGATGCTCAAGACCTACCTCGGCCCGGTCGAGTCCGAGGAAGGCCTGCACTACCTGCGCCCGGAGACCGCGCAGGGCATCTTCATCAACTTCCTCAACGTGCAGCAGGCGTCGCGCAAGAAGCCGCCGTTCGGCATCGGCCAGATCGGCAAGTCGTTCCGCAACGAGATCACGCCGGGCAATTTCATCTTCCGCACGCGCGAGTTCGAGCAGATGGAGATGGAGTTCTTCGTCGAGCCGGGCGAGGACGAGCGCTGGCACCAGTACTGGATCGACCAGCGCACCGAGTGGTACAAGGACCTCGGCATCAAGCCGGAGAACCTGCGCCACTTCGAGCACCCGAAGGAAAAGCTCTCGCACTACGCGAAGCGCACCGTCGACATCGAGTACCGGTTCGACTTCAACGCCGGCCAGGAGTGGGGAGAGCTCGAAGGCATCGCCAACCGCACCGACTTCGACCTCACCACGCACTCGAACCACTCAGGCGTGGATCTGTCGTTCTTCGACCAGGCGTCGGGCCAGCGCTACCGCCCGTTCGTGATCGAGCCGGCGGCCGGCGTGGGCCGCTCGATGATGGCGTTCCTCGTCGACTCCTACGACGAGGAAGAGGTCTCCAACGCCAAGGGCGGCACCGACAAGCGCACCGTGCTGCACCTCGACCCGCGGCTCGCGCCGTTCAAGGCCGCGGTGCTGCCCCTCTCGCGCAACGCCGACCTCTCGCCCAAGGCGCGCGACCTGGCGGCCACCCTGCGCAAGCACTGGAACGTCGACTTCGACGACGCGCAGGCCATCGGCCGCCGCTACCGCCGCCAGGACGAGATCGGCACGCCGTACTGCGTCACCGTGGACTTCGACACCCTCGACGACCAGGCCGTCACGGTCCGCGAGCGCGACAGCATGACCCAGGAGCGCATCGCGATCGACAAGGTCGAGGAGTACCTGGCTCCGCGCCTGCTCGGCTGCTGAGCGGCCCCCGCCTGACCACGGCCCTTCCCCGCCTCCCGGGGGAGGGCCGTCGTGCTGTGCGTAGCGACCCCTGACACCTGTCACGGTCACGACGTGACGCTCGACCTGCGGACGGTGCGCGCCGCAGCGGCAGGCTTCAGTGCATGGAATCCACACAGGCAACGCGAGGGGCGCGGGACTTGGCGGCGGGGGCCGCCGTCCGGTTGAGCGGGCTGAAGAAGCACTACGGCCCGGTGCGGGCCGTAGACGGGGTCGACCTGACGATCGCGCCGGGGGAGGTCGTGGCGCTGCTCGGGCCCAACGGCGCGGGCAAATCGACCACCGTCGACATGATCCTGGGGCTCAGCAAGCCCGACGCGGGCGAGGTCACGGTCTTCGGCAAGACCCCCGGCGACGCGGTGCGCGCCGGGATGATCGGGGCGATGCTGCAGGGCGGTGCGCTGCTCGACGACCTCACGGTGCGCGAGACCGTGCGCATGGTCGCGAAGCTGCACCGCACGCCGATGCCGCTCGCGCAGGCCCTGGCGAGCGCGGGCATCGAGGACATCGCCGACCGGCGGGCGAACAAGCTGTCCGGCGGACAGAAGCAGCGCGTGCGGTTCGCCGTCGCGCTCGTGTCGGACCCCGACCTGCTGGTGCTCGACGAGCCGACGGCCGCCATGGACGTGGGCACGCGCCGCGAGTTCTGGAAGTCCATGTACTCCTTCACCGACACCGGCCGCACCGTGCTGTTCGCGACGCACTACCTGGAGGAGGCCGAGGAGTTCGCCGACCGCGTGGTGGTGATGCGGTCCGGCCGCGTCGTCGCCGACGGGTCGGTCGCCCAGGTGCGCGCGCTCGCCGGCGGCCGCACCATCCGCGCGGTGCTGCTGGGCGCCACCGAGGCGACCGAACGCCTCGTGGCGACGCTGCCCGCCCTCACCGGCTTCGAGCTGCGCGGTGACCGCGTCGCCATCTGCAGCAGCGACTCGGACACCACCTTGCGCGCGCTCATGGCCGCTGTCCCGGCCGTGCGCGACATCGAGATCGGCGCCGTCGGCCTCGAAGGCGCGTTCCTGTCCCTCACCTCCGATGACGACACCGAAGCGGAAGAAGCAGCCCGATGAACCCGTCCTACCTCGCCGTCGAGATTCGCCGGCTGTTGCGCTCCGTGCGGTTCCTCATCTTCGTCGTCGCCTTCCCCGTGCTGATGTTCCTGTTGCAGGCCAACGTCTTCACCAAGGCGAGCGATCCGGACCACGCCGCGATCGTGGCCGTGGTCATGATCAACATGATGGCGTTCGGCACGTTCGCCGCCGCCACGACCAACGGCACCCGGCTCGCTCTCGAACGCGCCACCGGGTGGCAGCGGCAGCTGCGGCTCACCCCGCTCTCGGGCGCGTCCTACCTCGGCGGCAAGGCCGTGTCCGGCCTGCTCGTGGGCCTGCCCGCGCTGCTGCTGGTGCCGCTCGTCGCGATCTTCGTCGAGCACGTCCACCTCGGCGGCGGCGACTGGCTGCGCATAATCGCCGGTCTGTGGCTCGGCACCATCCCGCTGGTGCTGCTGGGCCTGCTGCTCGGCCAGCTGGGCACATCTGAGTCGATGCAGCCGATTTCGATGATCGTGATGCTCGGCATGGGTTTCCTCGGCGGCCTGTGGATCCCGATCGAGAGCATGCCCTCGTGGATGCACGACGTCGCGCAGCTGCTGCCCACCTACTGGCTGATCGGCCTGGTGCGCCCGGCCGTGACCAACGAGCTCCTGGTGAGTTTCCCGGCCGCGATGGCGGTACTGGCGGGCTGGACCATTGTGCTCGGGGCGTTCGTGATCAGGCGTTACCGTAAGGACAGCGCCCAGGTCTGACCGGGACGGGAGGGAACGACGGTGCAGCGCAAGAGGGAAGAGCCCGGGTCGATCGCGGTCACGCGGTTCCGGTTCGCGCTCGGTGATGCGGCCTCGTGGTGGGACGACCCGATGATCGGGCACCGGGGCGGCCCCCACAAGATCGGCTGGCCGATCTTCGCGGCGCTCTTCCTGCTGCCGTTCTTCGTCCCGGCGACCCGTCGGCTCGTCGAGGGCCAGGGCCCGGCGGCGGTGCGGGTGCTGCTGGCGCTGATGATGTACGCGTACGGCGCCTGTTACGTGGTCTTCCCGGTCGTGTTCGGCAAGCCGCGCCGGATCAAGCTCACCTTCGGGGTGGTGATGCTGGCGCTGGGCCTGCTCTCGACACTGCTGCTGGATTCGAGCCCGTACATCCTGCTCTACGCGACCGCCACGCTCGCCTTCCTCTTCCCGGCGGGCTGGGCGGTGATCCTCGACGCGCTGGCGCTGGGCTCGATCGCGATCGTGCTGCTGGTCGACGGCCGGCTCGACGCCGACGGCGGCGACCTGATCTCCGTCGGCGGGATCACGCTGGCGATGTTCTTCATGGCCAACCTGATCCGGGCGGTCCGCCGGCTCGAGCGCGCCAATGAGGAGATCGCGACGCTGGCCGTGGCCAACGAGCGCCAGCGCGTGGCGCGCGACCTGCACGACCTGCTGGGCCACAGCCTCACCACGATCACCGTGAAGGCCGGCTTGGCCCGGCGCGTGCTGGAGAGCTCGGGTGACGTCGGTCGGGCGGTCGAGGAGATCCGCGAGGTGGAGACGCTGACCCGCAGCGCGTTGTCCGACGTGCGCCTGACCGTGTCGGAGTACCGCGAGGTGTCACTGGCCGCCGAGCTCGCCGGAGCGCGCGCGGCGCTGCGGGCCGGGGAGATCGACGCGGACCTGCCCTACGCCGTGGACAACGTGCTGCCGCAGCTGCAGAGCACCTTCGGGTACGTGCTGCGTGAGGCCGTCACCAACGTGCTCCGGCACTCGGGAGCCAAGCGGGTGCGCGTGCGGCTGGGCCGCGACTGGCTGGAGATCGACGACGACGGCACGGGGGCCGACGCCGCGCCCGGTAACGGGCTGCGCGGGCTCACCGAGCGGGTCGGCGTGGTCGGCGGGACCTTGCGCAGCGGTCCGCGGCCCGGGGGAGGGTGGGTCGTCCGCGCGGAGGTGCCGGCCCCTGGTCCGGCACCGGTGGCCGCCCCGGCGGTGCGTG encodes:
- a CDS encoding ArsR/SmtB family transcription factor — encoded protein: MAPPSTGALSTGPGTAGGPVADPRAAAGTTTGSPVSEEDTGSPAAPHEAARRPGAAPGSVTRPLTASNSALADAGDLLRALAAPVRIAIVLQLREADRCVHELVDALDFAQPLISQHLRVLKTAGVVQGERRGREVVYRLVDDHLAHIVVDAVAHVQEGK
- a CDS encoding class F sortase, with product MAVVSAVVAVLALAAGVIVLTWGPAPALIATAEPPPGSLPGEDGAPAELPADGAPIGVQRPGSVRLPDGSEARLVRTEVTRDGILPIPRGLGDAAWWGARLGATQGAAVLSGHVNWAGTKGPFDDLWRVRTGDNVSIVDSSGGRWLYRVTGAATLRKEQLPAQAPQWFAQTGPHRLVLVTCGGDYLGGTEGYDENRIVTANLISRPD
- a CDS encoding class F sortase; the protein is MQGTRARAARTTWVLAAVGAVVVTAFVAALLIFTGKDEPTFASGTAPVSAEQHPARAAGKPADPGRTPATVVLPAGGTAKLVAEQVGDDGALPIPQGLGEAAWWGSGLGADHGVTLLSGHVNRQGRTGPFDRLWRMTQGQTVTVTDTSGGRWRYRVDEVRTIPKAGLAGSPRSCFRRTGRTNWCS
- a CDS encoding glycine--tRNA ligase, whose amino-acid sequence is MPANTIETVVSLCKRRGFVFPSGEIYGGTRSAWDYGPLGVELKDNIKRQWWKTMVQGREDVVGLDSSVILPRQVWVASGHVNVFTDPLIECLHCHKRFRADQLAEDYEARTGKQTSEDDLSDVPCPNCGTRGRYTAPRDFNMMLKTYLGPVESEEGLHYLRPETAQGIFINFLNVQQASRKKPPFGIGQIGKSFRNEITPGNFIFRTREFEQMEMEFFVEPGEDERWHQYWIDQRTEWYKDLGIKPENLRHFEHPKEKLSHYAKRTVDIEYRFDFNAGQEWGELEGIANRTDFDLTTHSNHSGVDLSFFDQASGQRYRPFVIEPAAGVGRSMMAFLVDSYDEEEVSNAKGGTDKRTVLHLDPRLAPFKAAVLPLSRNADLSPKARDLAATLRKHWNVDFDDAQAIGRRYRRQDEIGTPYCVTVDFDTLDDQAVTVRERDSMTQERIAIDKVEEYLAPRLLGC
- a CDS encoding ABC transporter ATP-binding protein, whose protein sequence is MESTQATRGARDLAAGAAVRLSGLKKHYGPVRAVDGVDLTIAPGEVVALLGPNGAGKSTTVDMILGLSKPDAGEVTVFGKTPGDAVRAGMIGAMLQGGALLDDLTVRETVRMVAKLHRTPMPLAQALASAGIEDIADRRANKLSGGQKQRVRFAVALVSDPDLLVLDEPTAAMDVGTRREFWKSMYSFTDTGRTVLFATHYLEEAEEFADRVVVMRSGRVVADGSVAQVRALAGGRTIRAVLLGATEATERLVATLPALTGFELRGDRVAICSSDSDTTLRALMAAVPAVRDIEIGAVGLEGAFLSLTSDDDTEAEEAAR
- a CDS encoding ABC transporter permease, giving the protein MNPSYLAVEIRRLLRSVRFLIFVVAFPVLMFLLQANVFTKASDPDHAAIVAVVMINMMAFGTFAAATTNGTRLALERATGWQRQLRLTPLSGASYLGGKAVSGLLVGLPALLLVPLVAIFVEHVHLGGGDWLRIIAGLWLGTIPLVLLGLLLGQLGTSESMQPISMIVMLGMGFLGGLWIPIESMPSWMHDVAQLLPTYWLIGLVRPAVTNELLVSFPAAMAVLAGWTIVLGAFVIRRYRKDSAQV
- a CDS encoding sensor histidine kinase, which translates into the protein MIGHRGGPHKIGWPIFAALFLLPFFVPATRRLVEGQGPAAVRVLLALMMYAYGACYVVFPVVFGKPRRIKLTFGVVMLALGLLSTLLLDSSPYILLYATATLAFLFPAGWAVILDALALGSIAIVLLVDGRLDADGGDLISVGGITLAMFFMANLIRAVRRLERANEEIATLAVANERQRVARDLHDLLGHSLTTITVKAGLARRVLESSGDVGRAVEEIREVETLTRSALSDVRLTVSEYREVSLAAELAGARAALRAGEIDADLPYAVDNVLPQLQSTFGYVLREAVTNVLRHSGAKRVRVRLGRDWLEIDDDGTGADAAPGNGLRGLTERVGVVGGTLRSGPRPGGGWVVRAEVPAPGPAPVAAPAVRAEPAGGLA